The sequence below is a genomic window from Rhodococcus sp. 4CII.
TGCGTACGACGCCGACGGTCGTCTTGTCTCGGAGGGAGCCGCTCAGGGGGATGCGGGCCGCACGCGACCTGCGCCTCGCAAATACCAACGCCCAATCAGCCAAGACCGCAGGCTAACTCCCTCGACACTTAGCAGATGAGTGTTACCGCGAGTGGTCGTATTCGCAGCCGATGCGAATAACCAACTTATTAGTTGACGTAAAATAGATTATCGGCACTTTGAAAATGATTGATTTCTAGCATCTTTGGCGTGCAACATCGCCAATCTGATCGCTTGGGTCGGTGCACCAAGCCGGGAGCTGAAACCGAAACCTGCTGACATCGTTGCTTGCGGACGGACTTTAGCTTCGATAACTGAAACTATCATCGCCGAGTGTGCACAGCTCACGAAGCGGATCGCTGCAGCAACGCGGTGTCCGCCAGTACGTATGCGGCGACAGCGAATACCAGGTAGGCGAACCAGCGCTGGAGTCGGGCGGTGTCGATGCGGGTGCCGAGGTGGCCGGCTGAAAGTGACCCGGTGATCGCGGCGGCGGCGAAGGCGGCGGCGAGGGTCCAGTCGATGCTTGCCTCGTTCAGGTGCGCGGCCAGTCCGGCGGCGGAATTCGCCACGATGATGAGCAGTGAAGTGCCGACGGCGACCTGCATCTCGACGCCGAGCATCAGCACCAGGGCGGGGATGATGAGGAAACCGCCGCCGACGCCGAACACGCCGGTGAGCAATCCCACCGCGAATCCGGCGGGAATGGAGCGGGGTGCGCATCGGCGCCAATTGATGCCGGAATCACCAGTTCGGCAGGCGGTGCCGACGTCTCCTCGGTCGGCGAGCATCCGCATGCCCGCGACGATCATGACGACGGCGAAGCCGGTCATCACCACGGGTTGCGGCAGGAGCCGGCCGACTGCACTACCGAGGAAGGTGGCGGGGATACCCGCGGCGGCGAAGATCCCGGCGAGGCGCCATTGGACCTTCCCTGCGCGGATTTTCGGGATGGCACCGATGGCGGAGGCCATTCCGATCACCAGCAGCGAGATGGGAATCGCTTCGGCGATGCCGACTCCGAGGACGTAGACCAGTGCGGGTACGGCGAGGATGGATCCGCCGCCACCGAGCATTCCCAGCAGGATCCCGATGAGCGCACCGATCCCGAGTGCGATTGTCAGGGTCACCATTGTCCTTTCGGTGGGGCGGTGGTCCATGCCTGAGAGGGCTCAGTGCATCGGGAGTGGGGCACGGGCGGACGGGGTCAGGCGAGGGTCAGGAATAGCTTTTCGAGTTCGGCCTCGGTCATCGGTTCGGTGCCGTCGGCGGAATCACCGGTGAGGCATTCGCGCAGACCGGTGGCGACGATCTTGAATCCTGCGCGGTCGAGGGCACGTGACACCGCGGCGAGTTGCGTCACGACGTCCTTGCAGTCGCGGCCGTGCTCGATCATCGAGATCACTCCGGCGAGCTGGCCGTGTGCGCGCCGCAACCTGTTCAGTACCACAGCGATGCTGTCGTCGTCTCCGACCATCATGTGTCCTCTCCTCTGGTGTGGTGTGTCCGGTGCCGTGCCTGGCGCCGGGTTCCGGGTCTGGCCGTACACCTCAGGCGCAGTTCGTGGTGGCGTGATCGCCGTCGGAATCTCAGCGCCCGAACAGTCCCCGGAGCAGTCCGGGTTTCTTCTGCGGGGTGGAGTCGTTGGTGCAGGTGCAGCGGTCGGCGGCGGGCACGGACCGCATCACGCTGTCGGCGTGCCGGCCGCAGCCGCCCCAGGTTGTCTTCCCGCATCTCGTACAGG
It includes:
- a CDS encoding sulfite exporter TauE/SafE family protein gives rise to the protein MTLTIALGIGALIGILLGMLGGGGSILAVPALVYVLGVGIAEAIPISLLVIGMASAIGAIPKIRAGKVQWRLAGIFAAAGIPATFLGSAVGRLLPQPVVMTGFAVVMIVAGMRMLADRGDVGTACRTGDSGINWRRCAPRSIPAGFAVGLLTGVFGVGGGFLIIPALVLMLGVEMQVAVGTSLLIIVANSAAGLAAHLNEASIDWTLAAAFAAAAITGSLSAGHLGTRIDTARLQRWFAYLVFAVAAYVLADTALLQRSAS
- a CDS encoding metal-sensitive transcriptional regulator: MVGDDDSIAVVLNRLRRAHGQLAGVISMIEHGRDCKDVVTQLAAVSRALDRAGFKIVATGLRECLTGDSADGTEPMTEAELEKLFLTLA